CTCCAAACGACTCAACACTTTATGAAATAGCTTCTGTTACTAAAACAATGACTGGTGCTTTAGTAGCTCAAGCAGTTTTAGAGGGTAAACTTTCTTTAGATGATGATATAAGAACGTTTTTAGATGAAGATTATCCAAACCTAGAGTACAACGGCACTCCTATTAGAATAAGAGATTTATTATCTCATACCTCAAGATTACCTGGCAACAATAAAGGCATTGCTGAAATTATGCAGACAATTAATGATAGTACTGCTTTTAAGTTTAATGCTATTGAAATGGGGTATTCCCAAGACGATTTCTTCAATTATCTACACGAGATAAAATTAGATACGTTGCCTGGTCATATTTACAGTTACTCTAATCTTGGCGCTAATCTTACAGGTCATATTTTAGAGCAAGTAAATCATAAGTCTTATGATAATTTGTTGAAAGATGTTTTATTTGATAATCTTAATATGAATAACAGTAAGCTTAAGTTAACTAAGCTAGACTCTTTAAATTTAGCTCAAGGTTATAATGATAAACGTACAAAAATGCCATTTTTACCATTAGGTAAAAATCTTTGGGGTGCAGAAGGTGGCGTTAAATCTACTGTGCCAGATATTTTAAATTATATCGAGTTTCAATTAGATAGTACAAACGTATTAGCTCAAAAAAGTCACGAAAAAGTTTACACCTTTAGTGACGCTGAGTATATGGCCTATTTCTGGCCTGTAGAAAATCATCCTATCCACGGTATTTATTATGAACATCATGGTGGCGCTTTTGGCTTTAACACTTTTGTTTATGTATATCCTAAATATAATATGGGTGTTGTAGTTACAACCAATACTAGTGGCGCAAAGGCATCTAATGTGTTAGATAATGTTGTTTTAGGTTTGGTAGATGATCTTAAGCCTTTTGGAAAAAAATCTATCACTTATGCTATAGAAGATAGCATTAATACTAATGTAAACGATGGTGTGACTTATTATAAAGAATTAAAAGAAAACAAACCTGAAGTTTATGACTTTTCAGATGAAAATTCATTAAATAGTTTAGGATATAGAGTGCTTAGAAGTGGAGATACTCAAGGTGCCATTAAAATATTCACCCTTAATACTGAAGAGTTTCCTGAGTCATCTAATCCTTTTGATAGTTTAGGTGAAGCATATTTAGAAGAAGGAAATTATCAAATGGCATTAAAAAATTATAAAAAAGCATTGTCTCTAGATCCTAACGCAACAAATGCTAAAGAAATGATTACAAAAATTGAAGCCTTAGTAAATGCTTCTTAAAGGTTAACCTCTAATAGCTTTCCTTTTCCGTCTATCTCTATATCTGTAATGCAAGCAGGAATTAATAAGGTCTCACCAAATTTTATAGAATAGTTATATTCTTTGTAAGTAACTATAAAAGAACCTTCAACACTCATAAGTATTACAAAGGAGTCTAAATTAGAGAAATCTCTCTTTAGATTTCCATTCATTGCCAAGATGTTGGTTTTAAAGTATGGCGTATGTATTAATTTAGAAGATGCATTTTCTTTAATTGAATAGCTCGTTTTATAAGAATCTTTTACATCAAAATCAATAGCATCCAAAGCTTGCTCGGTATGTAATTCTCTTAGCTCTCCAGTTTTAGCATCTACTCTATCGTAGTCATAAATTCTATAGGTAACATCAGATGTCTGTTGAATTTCAGCTAACAATACACCTGCACCTATTGCGTGAACACGACCAGTAGGAATATTAAATACATCGCCTCTAGTGACAGACTCTTTATTTAAGATTTTAGTTATGCTAGATGATTTTAGAGCGTCTTGATACTCTTCTTTTGTTACTACTTTACTAAAACCCACTATTATTTCAGCATCATCCTCGGCATCCATAATGTACCACATCTCATTTTTCCCAGAAGAATCATGACGGTTTTCAGCAAGCTCATTATTAGGGTGCACCTGTATAGACAATGGTTTTTTTGCGTCTATATATTTTAAAAGTAAAGGGAAGTTTGTTCCAAATGTTTTATATACATGAGTTCCCAAAAACTCTGTAGTAAAGGTTTCAGCAAGTTCTTGAAGGCTCATTCCTTTTAGGCTTCCATCTTTTACTAAAGTTTGATTATTCTTAACATCAGAAATCTCCCAGGATTCGCCAATATTAGATTCCTCAAAATTTTTATTTAATGTAGTTCTTAATTTTTCACCACCCCAAATTCTATATTTATAAAGTGGTTTAAATTTAAGTGGATAAAGTGTTGAAGAATCCATAGTAGCTAAAATAGTTTTGCATTATGCAGAAGTACAAATATACAGTATGATTATTGAAAGCTGTAAATTTACTTACATCCTATTGTAACAAATATTATAGGCTAGCGTCCTATTAAAAAAACTAAAGCATGTCCAACGTCATAGAGATTAGGAATATTATTAGAGATTTTCAATTAGGTCAAGAAACTGTTCACGTTTTAAAAGGCATAGACCTAGACATAAAGAAAGGTGAATATGTAGCGTTTATGGGACCATCTGGTTCTGGAAAATCTACACTTATGAATCTTTTAGGCTGTTTAGACACTCCTACAGATGGTTCTTATACACTTAACGGAAAAGATGTAAGCCAAATGACAGATGATGAGCTTGCAGATATAAGAAATAGAGAAATTGGCTTTGTATTTCAAACCTTTAATCTCTTACCAAGAACCACTGCTTTAGACAATGTGGCATTGCCAATGGTTTATGCAGGCGCCACAAAATCTGAACGAAATGAACGCGCTAGTGAGGTTCTTACAGATGTAGGTTTAGCAGACCGTATGGATCATAAGCCTAACCAACTTTCTGGAGGGCAACGTCAACGTGTTGCTGTTGGTAGAGCGTTAGTTAACAAACCCTCTATTATACTTGCAGATGAGCCTACAGGAAACTTAGATTCTAAAACTTCTGTAGAAATCATGGCACTCTTTGATGATATACATAAAGCTGGAAACACAGTAATCTTAGTAACTCACGAAGAAGATATTGCAGAACATGCGCATCGTGTTATAAGACTTCGTGACGGTATTATTGAAAGTGACACAAGAAATAGGTAATTTAAACCACATCATTTTAATTTATAGTTCTTAGGTTGTACTTTTAATCTATGTTAGATTTTTTTGAAAACTTATCGCCACTTACCCAACTCATCTTAGTATTTGTTGGTCTTGCATTTTTATTCCTAATCATATTAGCCAATAATAGAAAGAATAAAAACAAACTAAGCCAAACTAAAAACAGAACCTTTAGAGAGCGATACAAAGAAAGAAGAAACAAAAATCTTTAGAGATTTATACTAGGCTTAACAATTGGTTTTAGTCGCATTTACGTTCTTTGTAAAAACTCTATACCATATCATGCGCACTTCTCTACTCCTTTGTGTATTAGCTCTTATTTTAACTTCATGTAATAACGAACCAAATTATACCGCTCAAGAAATAATTGATAAAACTATAAAAGTTTCTGGAGGTGAGCTTTATAAGAGTGCACAGATTACATTTAATTTTAGGGACAATGTGTATAAAAGCACAAGACAATGCAACAAATTCATGCTAGAGCGTTTTGCTACAGACTCTACAGGGCAAATCACACATGATATGCTAGATAATGATGGTTTAATGCGTTTAAGAGATGGTAAACCAGATAAAGTTCACGATACTCTTATAGCAAAAATTAGTGACGGTATTAACTCAGTTCATTACTTCGCACACTTACCATATGGCTTAAATGATGCTTCTGTAAATAAAGAGTTGGTAGAAGAAACTAGTTTAAAAGATACAGAGTATTACAAAATTAAAGTTTGGTTTAATCAAGATGGTGGCGGTACAGACTACCAAGACGTTTATATGTATTGGATAAATAAAAAACGTTTTACTATAGACTATTTAGCGTATACCTATGAGGTTAATGGTGGTGGTATTAGATTTAGAGAAGCATATAATGCAAGGACTGTTAATGGTCTTAGATTTGTAGACTACAAAAATTACAAACCAAAAACTAAAGACTACTCTATTACTACTATAGATTCTTTATTTAAAAACAACCAATTACAACTTCTTTCTAAAATAGAGACTGAAGATGTTTCAGTTGAGCTGTTAGACAAAGATTGTTAAATTTATTTTAGTTGATCTACAGAAATACTTTGGTGAGAAGCGTGATTCTTAGTTTGTCCGTTTTCAAGTACAATAAATTGTGGCGACTCGTGAAACACCTGAAATTTAGCAGCAATTTCATTAGAGATAGATCTGTAGTTTAACAGGTCTAACATATAGATGCTTGCTTT
This region of Croceibacter atlanticus HTCC2559 genomic DNA includes:
- a CDS encoding ABC transporter ATP-binding protein; protein product: MSNVIEIRNIIRDFQLGQETVHVLKGIDLDIKKGEYVAFMGPSGSGKSTLMNLLGCLDTPTDGSYTLNGKDVSQMTDDELADIRNREIGFVFQTFNLLPRTTALDNVALPMVYAGATKSERNERASEVLTDVGLADRMDHKPNQLSGGQRQRVAVGRALVNKPSIILADEPTGNLDSKTSVEIMALFDDIHKAGNTVILVTHEEDIAEHAHRVIRLRDGIIESDTRNR
- a CDS encoding DUF6503 family protein, which gives rise to MRTSLLLCVLALILTSCNNEPNYTAQEIIDKTIKVSGGELYKSAQITFNFRDNVYKSTRQCNKFMLERFATDSTGQITHDMLDNDGLMRLRDGKPDKVHDTLIAKISDGINSVHYFAHLPYGLNDASVNKELVEETSLKDTEYYKIKVWFNQDGGGTDYQDVYMYWINKKRFTIDYLAYTYEVNGGGIRFREAYNARTVNGLRFVDYKNYKPKTKDYSITTIDSLFKNNQLQLLSKIETEDVSVELLDKDC
- a CDS encoding type I phosphomannose isomerase catalytic subunit: MDSSTLYPLKFKPLYKYRIWGGEKLRTTLNKNFEESNIGESWEISDVKNNQTLVKDGSLKGMSLQELAETFTTEFLGTHVYKTFGTNFPLLLKYIDAKKPLSIQVHPNNELAENRHDSSGKNEMWYIMDAEDDAEIIVGFSKVVTKEEYQDALKSSSITKILNKESVTRGDVFNIPTGRVHAIGAGVLLAEIQQTSDVTYRIYDYDRVDAKTGELRELHTEQALDAIDFDVKDSYKTSYSIKENASSKLIHTPYFKTNILAMNGNLKRDFSNLDSFVILMSVEGSFIVTYKEYNYSIKFGETLLIPACITDIEIDGKGKLLEVNL
- a CDS encoding serine hydrolase, which produces MKSSSFLLALMTLFIFSCKDKPKTTSKNENATAVQKSMNTNASRFLKDESVTAISIGIFKDGNKYTSHYGELDPNTGNTPNDSTLYEIASVTKTMTGALVAQAVLEGKLSLDDDIRTFLDEDYPNLEYNGTPIRIRDLLSHTSRLPGNNKGIAEIMQTINDSTAFKFNAIEMGYSQDDFFNYLHEIKLDTLPGHIYSYSNLGANLTGHILEQVNHKSYDNLLKDVLFDNLNMNNSKLKLTKLDSLNLAQGYNDKRTKMPFLPLGKNLWGAEGGVKSTVPDILNYIEFQLDSTNVLAQKSHEKVYTFSDAEYMAYFWPVENHPIHGIYYEHHGGAFGFNTFVYVYPKYNMGVVVTTNTSGAKASNVLDNVVLGLVDDLKPFGKKSITYAIEDSINTNVNDGVTYYKELKENKPEVYDFSDENSLNSLGYRVLRSGDTQGAIKIFTLNTEEFPESSNPFDSLGEAYLEEGNYQMALKNYKKALSLDPNATNAKEMITKIEALVNAS